A single genomic interval of Pseudochaenichthys georgianus chromosome 3, fPseGeo1.2, whole genome shotgun sequence harbors:
- the LOC117463154 gene encoding tumor protein p53-inducible nuclear protein 2: MFGKLLSQLLWNAGEDLEAADSYEELMESEEGGWIIVDLPENEPLSAPPAGPLENLLIEHPSMSVYQMRCTMSGEEEVGSDEEEEDTSRPAVVRRHISWRLAAWGLPLPGHLQLLAVQRAGAQAERKRLSRGGLHRQNLAKMRFSPAERRYGHFKQPCQRLCSN, encoded by the exons ATGTTCGGAAAGCTTCTCTCTCAGCTGCTCTGGAACGCTGGGGAGGATTTGGAGGCAGCGGACTCTTATGAGGAGCTGATGGAGAGTGAGGAGGGAGGATGGATCATCGTTGATCTGCCAG AGAACGAGCCCCTGTCGGCCCCCCCGGCGGGCCCCCTGGAGAACCTGCTGATCGAGCACCCCAGCATGTCCGTGTACCAAATGAGATGCACGATGAGCGGAGAGGAGGAGGTTGGCTCTGACgaagaggaagaggacacctcCAG gccgGCGGTGGTGAGGCGGCACATCTCCTGGCGCCTGGCTGCCTGGGGGCTCCCTCTGCCCGGCCACCTCCAGCTGCTGGCTGTGCAGAGGGCCGGCGCCCAGGCTGAGAGGAAGAGGCTGAGCCGCGGAGGCCTCCACAGGCAGAACCTCGCCAAGATGCGCTTCTCCCCCGCAGAGAGGCGCTACGGACACTTCAAGCAGCCCTGCCAGCGCCTCTGCAGCAACTAA
- the LOC117463138 gene encoding uncharacterized protein F13E9.13, mitochondrial yields the protein MKFLNLFGRLKSVVIGMIHVKALPGTPLGCMKMSRITEEACREAEIYRDAGIDAVVIENMHDIPYSFSVGPEVTACLTAVCSAVRNICPQLPLGVQILSSANQQALAVALASGLDFIRAEGFVFSHVADEGLLNACAGDLLRYRKQIGAEHVQIFTDIKKKHSSHALTSDVSIAETAHAAEFFLSDGLIVTGSATGQQADPRELREVSKSVRIPVLIGSGVTYDNIESYIGANGMIVGSHFKEGGHWASAVDPERVKRFMGKIRELRQ from the exons ATGAAGTTTTTGAACCTTTTTGGGCGACTGAAATCTGTGGTTATTGGAATGATTCATGTTAAAGCTTTACCAG GCACCCCCCTGGGCTGTATGAAAATGTCCCGAATCACAGAAGAAGCCTGCAGGGAGGCAGAAATCTACCGTGACGCAGGGATT GATGCTGTGGTCATCGAGAACATGCATGACATCCCTTACTCGTTCTCTGTGGGCCCCGAGGTGACTGCCTGTCTGACCGCAGTGTGCTCGGCTGTGAGGAACATCTGTCCACAGCTGCCGCTCGGAGTGCAAATACTGTCCTCTGCAAACCAGCAGGCCCTGGCAGTCGCCCTGGCTTCAG GTCTGGACTTCATCAGGGCCGAGGGTTTCGTCTTTTCCCACGTGGCTGATGAAGGACTCCTGAACGCCTGCGCCGGGGACTTACTGAGGTACCGCAAACAGATCGGAGCTGAGCACGTGCAGATCTTTACCGACATCAAGAAGAAGCACAG CTCCCATGCCCTGACCTCAGACGTGAGCATTGCAGAGACGGCACATGCAGCAGAGTTCTTCCTCTCAGACGGACTCATCGTCACAGGATCAGCTACAGGACAGCAGGCTGACCCGCGGGAGCTCAGAG AGGTTTCCAAGTCTGTGAGGATCCCAGTGCTGATTGGTTCTGGGGTAACCTATGACAACATTGAAAGCTACATTGGTGCAAATGGGATGATCGTCGGTTCTCATTTCAAGGAGGGGGGCCACTGGGCCAGCGCCGTGGACCCGGAGCGAGTGAAGAGGTTCATGGGAAAGATACGTGAGCTTCGACAATAG